A part of Streptomyces sp. NBC_00557 genomic DNA contains:
- a CDS encoding DUF5994 family protein → MTATIDHAITEERLSSAPARLSLTPPASAPGLLDGAWWPRSRDLLREIPGLTDALDARWGRITRVIVNPAHWPVIPHKVPVTGHIVHVGWFAAEQDPNKLILLSYTVGRLDLLVIPPETEPTAAARLMASAAVPGSLCTASGLMADEAMSRNAAEVRSREEEWETDGGAASEAGLLSSDPRR, encoded by the coding sequence ATGACTGCGACCATCGACCATGCGATCACCGAAGAGCGGCTGTCCTCAGCGCCAGCCCGGCTGTCCCTGACCCCGCCGGCCTCGGCTCCAGGTCTCCTGGACGGTGCCTGGTGGCCCCGCTCCCGCGATCTCCTCCGGGAGATCCCCGGCCTGACGGACGCGCTGGATGCGCGCTGGGGCCGGATCACCCGCGTCATCGTGAACCCGGCCCACTGGCCCGTCATCCCGCACAAGGTGCCTGTCACCGGGCACATCGTGCACGTCGGCTGGTTCGCCGCCGAACAGGACCCGAACAAACTGATCCTCCTCTCCTACACGGTGGGCCGCCTGGACCTGCTGGTGATCCCACCGGAGACGGAGCCGACCGCCGCCGCCCGGCTGATGGCGTCAGCAGCCGTTCCGGGAAGCCTCTGCACCGCCAGCGGTCTGATGGCCGACGAGGCCATGAGCCGCAACGCGGCAGAGGTCCGGAGCCGGGAAGAGGAATGGGAGACCGACGGCGGAGCCGCTTCGGAGGCTGGGCTCTTGAGTTCCGACCCGAGGAGGTGA
- a CDS encoding magnesium transporter CorA family protein, translated as MARTRLYRDGILVEEDFPVRDISRHLADPSSTVWLNLRRPTRAEFTEVGEELGLHELALEDALHEGQRAKLDSYRTHHFLSVYAVAVDPDDAALTMRELAVILTPQALITVCKDAEFALDEVVARWDRTPALAAHGVAFLLHGLLDHVVDGHFAAVQQLEERIEELDDLLFAESSRQIQTVQRRSYALRKSLVRLRRVVLPMREVVNALMRPDLKVVDGPLLPYYRDVYDHVLRVSEWTESLRDLVASVMEANLSVQANAMNLVMKKVTSWAAIIAVPTAITGFYGQNLPYPGFGHQWGFIVSSAVIAVASLMLYFAFKHWDWL; from the coding sequence ATGGCCCGTACTCGGCTGTACCGCGACGGCATCCTGGTCGAGGAGGACTTCCCGGTTCGGGACATCTCCCGGCACCTGGCGGATCCGTCCTCGACCGTGTGGCTGAACCTGCGTCGGCCGACCCGCGCCGAGTTCACGGAGGTCGGCGAGGAACTCGGTCTCCACGAGCTTGCTCTTGAGGACGCGCTGCACGAGGGACAGCGGGCGAAACTCGACAGCTACCGCACCCACCACTTCCTCAGCGTCTACGCTGTCGCCGTCGACCCGGACGACGCCGCACTGACGATGAGGGAGCTCGCGGTCATCCTCACGCCGCAGGCGCTGATCACCGTCTGCAAGGACGCCGAGTTCGCCCTCGACGAGGTGGTCGCCCGCTGGGACCGTACCCCGGCTCTCGCGGCACACGGGGTCGCCTTCCTGTTGCACGGACTGCTCGACCATGTCGTCGACGGGCACTTCGCCGCGGTGCAGCAGCTCGAGGAGCGTATCGAGGAACTGGACGATCTGCTCTTCGCCGAAAGCAGTCGGCAGATCCAGACCGTTCAGCGCCGTTCCTACGCCCTGCGGAAATCACTGGTTCGGCTTCGTCGCGTCGTGCTGCCCATGCGGGAGGTCGTCAACGCCCTCATGCGCCCCGACCTCAAGGTCGTCGACGGCCCCCTGCTGCCGTACTACCGCGATGTGTACGACCACGTGCTGCGTGTCAGTGAGTGGACGGAGTCACTGCGCGACCTGGTGGCCTCGGTGATGGAGGCCAACCTGTCGGTGCAGGCCAACGCGATGAACCTGGTCATGAAGAAGGTGACGAGTTGGGCCGCGATCATCGCCGTGCCCACGGCCATCACCGGCTTCTACGGCCAGAACCTCCCCTACCCGGGCTTCGGACACCAGTGGGGGTTCATCGTCTCCAGCGCCGTTATCGCCGTTGCCTCTCTCATGCTGTATTTCGCTTTCAAACACTGGGACTGGCTCTGA